The Conger conger chromosome 15, fConCon1.1, whole genome shotgun sequence genome contains a region encoding:
- the atxn1l gene encoding ataxin-1-like: MKPTHERNQECLPPKKRDLPVSSPSSGVGGGGGGGVGGAGGGDDGTPSHSSSSTCSESQGGGGAAPGEWLRVQPGLPYSAENADSIGVPVDQYGMLYKVALPSVTYSPTNLHPVLSHISPAYTVPSPLLQHPGIPYSALGYAQIPHSSLQFVSSPYAVPYAVPPGFVPGPLISPQSALSQSPHVPHLVPYPSVIQEGVVSPPGPPPTSAHAFAKVSAGGAVPMVLSPEQAAAQQLLGSLGGLAAGEGGPRGPPAFYPHPGTRVVAPYRDPRAALEVNGGEDEKVGRELLQDVGYPPRSVRPPHAVADSPQHDRPVGGRRYEDRGSPGHRSTPETDLEVQRVVGRLTSPNRGVTGSHKEEALRPLNLSQSSQRGWQPVPGACVENMAGLGKPVYEAHAVGAGDPRSLAVHQPARHAVMLANGQPVLVPLDYKHQQHYAGLANDMIAAATAAAPARHSKASDSPAHPHPPDRAPVEPPPPQQLQVHPSPPVPTPCPVPVPVQTQPPPSLAQNPSHFMKGAIIQLATGELKRVEDLQTQDFVKSAEVSGGLKIDSSMVVDIRQSTQKPGLVALHFTVGEQQSKVTIDVPPEHPFFVFGQGWSSCSPEGTAKSYGLGCHHLQVGDVCVSITLQQPQRQERPPLQQQQQQQQQQQQQQQQQQQQQQQQQQSSRTPAKAGSATSVIQAQPMGPPAPQHLRPPAQGRAESGYRDGERGEAEELAQVRVGGHGETLSRTDRTSAEHVRSLSGNYLHTEGAPPRTVAAAMRGLSSSIVGAQRHRSVPSFQRYGTKDEEEAAHLSSTRPSFIPQEVKLSIEGRSNAGK; this comes from the exons ATGAAGCCCACGCACGAGCGCAACCAGGAGTGCCTACCCCCAAAGAAGCGCGACCTGCCCGTCAGTAGCCCCAGCAGTGGAGTGGGTGGAGGCGGAGGCGGAGGTGTAGGCGGTGCGGGCGGAGGCGATGACGGGACTCCCTCTCACAGCTCCAGCTCCACCTGCAGCGAAAGCCAGGGAGGGGGAGGCGCAGCGCCCGGGGAGTGGCTGCGGGTTCAGCCAGGTCTGCCGTACAGTGCGGAGAACGCCGACTCCATCGGCGTGCCGGTCGACCAGTACGGGATGCTCTACAAAGTCGCCCTCCCATCGGTCACCTACTCCCCGACCAACCTGCACCCGGTGCTGAGTCACATCTCCCCTGCCTACACCGTCCCCTCCCCGCTCCTGCAGCACCCCGGCATCCCGTACTCCGCTCTGGGGTACGCCCAGATCCCCCACTCGTCCCTGCAGTTCGTGAGCTCCCCGTACGCCGTTCCCTACGCCGTTCCCCCCGGCTTCGTCCCCGGGCCCCTGATCTCGCCACAGTCCGCCCTCTCCCAGTCCCCCCACGTCCCCCACCTGGTCCCCTACCCGTCAGTCATCCAGGAGGGCGTCGTCTCGCCTCCCGGCCCGCCCCCGACCTCCGCCCACGCCTTCGCCAAGGTGTCCGCGGGCGGCGCCGTTCCCATGGTGCTGTCCCCGGAGCAGGCCGCGGCCCAGCAGCTCTTGGGCTCCCTGGGGGGGCTGGCTGCTGGGGAGGGCGGCCCCCGCGGACCTCCGGCCTTCTACCCCCACCCGGGCACCAGAGTGGTGGCCCCCTACAGGGACCCGCGGGCGGCCCTGGAGGTCAACGGCGGGGAGGACgagaaggtggggagggagctgctgcaggacgtggggtacCCCCCCAGGAGTGTGCGGCCCCCCCATGCCGTGGCCGACAGCCCCCAGCACGACAGGCCTGTCGGGGGTCGCAGATACGAGGACCGGGGCTCGCCTGGCCACCGAAGCACTCCCGAGACGGACCTGGAG GTTCAGCGAGTGGTGGGCCGCCTGACTTCCCCAAACCGCGGTGTGACCGGGAGCCATAAAGAGGAGGCGCTGCGCCCCCTGAATCTGTCCCAGAGTTCCCAGAGGGGCTGGCAGCCGGTGCCCGGGGCCTGCGTGGAGAACATGGCTGGTCTGGGCAAGCCTGTGTACGAGGCGCACGCGGTGGGAGCCGGAGACCCGCGGTCCCTCGCGGTCCATCAGCCCGCCCGCCACGCCGTGATGCTGGCCAACGGGCAGCCGGTCCTCGTCCCGCTGGACTACAAGCATCAGCAGCATTACGCCGGCCTGGCCAACGACATGATCGCCGCGGCAACGGCTGCGGCGCCCGCGAGGCACTCGAAAGCGTCCGATTCCCCGGCGCACCCGCACCCCCCGGACAGGGCCCCCGTGGAGCCGCCGCCGCCCCAGCAGCTGCAGGTGCACCCCAGCCCTCCTGTCCCGACCCCGTGCCCCGTACCCGTCCCGGTCCAAACCCAgccgcccccctctctcgcccAGAACCCCTCACACTTCATGAAGGGGGCCATCATCCAGCTAGCCACGGGCGAGCTGAAGCGCGTGGAGGACCTGCAGACGCAGGACTTCGTGAAGAGTGCGGAGGTGAGCGGGGGCCTGAAGATCGACTCCAGCATGGTGGTGGACATCCGGCAGAGCACGCAGAAGCCCGGCCTGGTGGCCCTGCACTTCACCGTGGGCGAGCAGCAGAGCAAGGTGACCATCGACGTCCCGCCCGAGCACCCCTTCTTCGTCTTCGGCCAGGGCTGGTCCTCGTGCAGCCCCGAGGGCACGGCCAAGTCGTACGGGCTGGGCTGCCACCACCTGCAGGTCGGGGACGTCTGCGTCTCCATCACTTTACAGCAGCCGCAGCGGCAGGAGAGACCGCCgctccaacaacaacagcaacaacaacagcaacaacaacaacaacagcaacaacaacagcaacagcaacagcagcaacagcaatCATCCCGGACGCCCGCCAAGGCCGGCTCTGCCACCAGCGTGATCCAGGCCCAGCCCATGGGGCCCCCGGCTCCCCAGCACCTCCGGCCGCCGGCGCAGGGTCGGGCCGAGAGCGGTTACCGGGACGGGGAGCGAGGCGAGGCGGAGGAGCTCGCGCAGGTAAGGGTCGGGGGACACGGGGAGACGCTCTCCCGGACAGACAGGACTTCGGCGGAGCACGTCCGGAGCCTGAGCGGCAACTATTTGCACACGGAGGGCGCCCCTCCCCGGACGGTGGCCGCCGCGATGCGGGGCCTGTCGTCGTCGATCGTTGGAGCTCAGAGACACAGGTCCGTCCCCAGTTTCCAAAGATACGGCACcaaggacgaggaggaggcggcCCACCTCTCCTCCACACGACCCTCCTTCATCCCCCAGGAGGTGAAGTTGTCCATCGAGGGGCGCTCAAACGCGGGGAAGTAG
- the LOC133111439 gene encoding IST1 homolog, whose protein sequence is MLGVGFKAERLRVNLRLVINRLKLLEKKKTELAQKARKEIADYLSAGKDERARIRVEHIIREDYLVEAMEILELYCDLLLARFGLIQSMKELDPGLQEAVSTLIWAAPRLQSEVSELKIVSDQLCAKYSKEYGKLCRTNQIGTVNDRLMHKLSVEAPPKILVERYLIEIAKNYNVPYEPDAMVRPEVCQGEEADLIDVDIDSRKPGGGSGGGGGFTAPPAAMPSPMSMSTPSAFDYPAPRASVPYNGPGGSFDSFNTPQPQVRGGQPPQLPSNPPAYDSSDESSVQPFPSQESGPGPFSPIYDNTALPELPSVPDTLPASSFGGNTAPSDDIDFDDLSRRFEELKKKT, encoded by the exons ATGCTCGGTGTTGGATTCAAAGCAGAGAGACTTCGAGTCAATCTCCGGCTCGTCATCAACCGCCTTAAACTCcttgaaaagaagaaaa CCGAGCTCGCCCAGAAAGCACGGAAAGAGATTGCGGATTACCTGTCGGCAGGTAAGGATGAGCGAGCTCGCATCCGCGTGGAGCACATCATCAGAGAGGACTACCTGGTGGAGGCCATGGAGATTCTGGAACTCTACTGTGACCTGTTGCTGGCCCGCTTCGGCCTCATCCAGTCAatgaa AGAACTGGATCCCGGTCTGCAGGAAGCGGTGTCCACTCTCATCTGGGCCGCCCCTCGCCTACAGTCTGAAGTCTCCGAGCTGAAGATC GTGTCCGACCAGCTGTGCGCCAAATACAGCAAGGAGTACGGCAAGCTGTGCAGGACAAACCAGATCGGAACCGTCAATGACAGG CTGATGCACAAGCTGAGTGTGGAGGCCCCACCCAAAATCCTGGTGGAGCGATACCTCATCGAGATCGCCAAGAACTACAACGTGCCGTACGAGCCAGACGCCATGGTCAGG CCCGAGGTGTGCCAAGGTGAGGAGGCTGACCTCATCGATGTGGACATCGACAGCAGGAAGCCGGGCGGCGGaagtgggggtggtggagggttCACAGCACCCCCTGCAGCCATGCCATCGCCCATGTCCATGTCCACACCCTCAGCCTTCGACTACCCAGCTCCCAGAGCATCA GTGCCCTACAATGGCCCCGGGGGCAGTTTTGACAGCTTCAACACCCCCCAGCCTCAAGTGAGAGGAGGGCAGCCCCCCCAGCTGCCCAGCAACCCTCCGGCGTACGACTCC AGTGATGAATCATCTGTCCAGCCTTTTCCGTCCCAGGAATCTG GACCTGGTCCCTTCTCCCCAATCTACGACAACACCGCCCTCCCCGAACTCCCCTCCGTTCCTGACAcacttcctgcttcctcctttgGTGGAAACACTGCGCCCTCTGATGACATCGATTTTGATGACTTGTCACGCCGCTTTGAGGAACTGAAGAAGAAGACTTAG